A genomic stretch from Astatotilapia calliptera chromosome 4, fAstCal1.2, whole genome shotgun sequence includes:
- the iqck gene encoding IQ domain-containing protein K: protein MCEEFEAEQHSGPSPAWTEASSVSTQLSRHSVLMDEPDVCCALPGYSALEGPHPSRQNRPPTAETTPFPQVPENPVTRFLEKKVFPVLVPGLEALLREAQKNGCFERKITAFNPCDFLTEWLYNHNPRRSGQEPVSFHDIPFVKDWLGMHPRPPTPLFLRLTECEAALLIQAFWRGYKIRAQPDVQEMRQWQKKLRETRDIGKTVKQFWAKQERRVGSAMTDLPESPQPGNNVSIQVVSPTPQSTAVHTPTTHMSPQPGEWLRPSLHVKEEVASTCLTNFLSVSNKLIAGSPSLLGTHNLSYPGGTW from the exons ATGTGTGAAG AGTTTGAGGCCGAACAGCACAGCGGTCCCAGCCCTGCGTGGACAGAGGCCAGCTCTGTGAGCACCCAGCTCTCCCGGCACAGC GTACTTATGGATGAGCCCGATGTTTGCTGTGCTCTCCCTGGATACTCTGCATTAGAAGGACCTCATCCTTCACGGCAGAATCGCCCCCCAACTGCTGAAACTACACCTTTTCCCCAAGTCCCTGAAA ATCCTGTCACGCGTTTCTTGGAGAAGAAAGTGTTTCCAGTGTTGGTACCTGGACTGGAGGCTTTGCTAAGAGAAGCCCAGAAAAATGGCTGCTTTGAG aGGAAAATAACAGCGTTTAACCCATGTGACTTTCTGACTGAGTGGCTCTACAA CCATAACCCTCGCAGGAGTGGACAGGAACCAGTGAGCTTTCATGACATCCCCTTTGTCAAGGACTGGCTTGGGATGCA TCCCAGGCCGCCCACTCCTCTGTTTCTGCGGCTCACTGAGTGCGAGGCTGCTCTGCTCATCCAGGCTTTCTGGAGAGGATACAAG ATCAGGGCACAGCCAGATGTTCAGGAGATGCGCCAGTGGCAGAAAAAACTGAGAGAGACCCGTGACATTGGCAAAACTGTCAAGCAGTTCTGGGCGAAACAAGAGAGACGAG TGGGTTCGGCTATGACAGATCTTCCAGAAAGCCCCCAGCCTGGAAACAATGTGTCCATCCAGGTGGTTTCCCCCACTCCCCAGAGCACCGCGGTCCACACACCCACCACCCATATGAGCCCACAGCCTGGTGAGTGGCTCAGACCCAGCCTGCACGTCAAGGAAGAAGTAGCCTCTACATGTCTGACTAATTTCCTGTCTGTGTCCAACAAACTAATCGCAGGGTCTCCATCGTTACTAGGAACTCACAACCTGAGCTACCCTGGTGGGACTTGGTAA